DNA from Lentibacillus amyloliquefaciens:
ATCCCTTTCAACAATTCGATGAGGCAATACCACTTTTTTCTCTTCCACTTCTTCTTTATTCATATATTTGGTCAATAAACGCATTGCGACTGCTCCGATATCATACATCGGCTGAACGATGGTTGACAGTGTCGGACGCACCATTGTTGCAAGTCTTGTATTGTCAAAGCCAAACACTTCGAGATCCTGTGGCACCTGATAGCCTTTGTCCTGCGCACCATGAATAACGCCAAGTGCCATCTCATCGGAAGATACAAATACTGCATCAGGCTTGTCTTCCATTTGCAGAAGCTGATCACTGGCATCCAGTCCTGAATCGTACGAATAATCACCTGTGAGGATATAGTCATCATTCAGGCTCACATTTTTTTCTTTTAAAGCGCGTAAATAGCCATTATATTTTTGTTGATTGATAAGAGTATCATCCACTCCGGATATAAATGCAATTTTTTCATATTCTTTTCCAAGCAAATAAGATGTTGCTTCAAATGCTGCAGCTTCATAATCAATGTTTACCGATGGTATCGTGTTTGTTTCGTCCTGGGTTGCGGCTACTACTACAGGGACTGATGCTGATTCAAACTGATTGGCATGATCCTCAGTGATATCGCCGCCCATAAACAATATACCGTCAACCTGCTTCTCAAGCATAGCATTAATCAATTGCAGTTCTTTATCTTTATTCTGGTCCGAGTTACTTAAAATCATATTATATTTATACATGGTCGCGATATCTTCAATCCCTCTTGCCAGTTCAGCGAAAAAGATACTGGAAATATCCGGGATAATTGCTCCGACTGTCGTTGTCTTTTTGCTTGCCAACCCTCTTGCGACAGCGTTCGGACGGTATCCTAGCTCTTCAATCGTTCTTGAAACTTTTTTTCGTGTTACAGGTTTTACATTCGGGTTTCCATTGACGACGCGGGAAACCGTTGCCATTGAAACATTTGCTTCCCGCGCTACATCATATATTGTTACAGTCATGTTTAACTACCTCCTCAGTCGTTACCAAAACGTTTTCTTTCTCATTATCATACGCTAACACGGGAAAAAACACAAAAATTTAAAGGCTGACCTGTTAAATGGTCAACCTTTAAAAAACATTTTTTCATATACACAACTTCATACAGTGATAATTATTTTTGCACTGCCGGGCGTGGTGCAAATTCGTCAAGTTCCTTCATGAAGTTATCAAATGTCGGTATATCCATTTGCTGAGCTGCATCTGACAAGGCGACTGCCGGATCAGGATGTACTTCAGCCATGATACCGTCAGCTCCAATAGCAACTGCCGCTTTAGCTGCAGGAAGAAGCAGATCTCTGCGTCCGGTGGAATGCGTAACATCAACCATTACAGGCAAATGCGTTTCCTGTTTCAAAATTGGCACTGAAGAAATATCCAATGTATTGCGCGTTGCTTTTTCATACGTACGGATGCCTCGTTCACACAATATGATATCACCATTGCCGCGTGACATAATATATTCTGCTGCATTGACAAATTCTGAAATCGTGGCTGACATGCCTCGTTTCAAGAGAACCGGTTTATTCGTTTCACCGACGGCCTTTAGAAGTTCAAAGTTTTGCATGTTGCGGGCGCCGATTTGAATAACATCGACATAGTCAAGCGCTTTTTCTACATGTTGCGGATTGACGATTTCACTCACAACAGCCAGATCGTGTTGATCAGCAGCTTGTTTCAAAATCTCCAGCCCTTCTATACCAAGTCCCTGGAAATCATATGGTGACGACCTTGGCTTAAATGCACCGCCGCGCAACAATTTAATGCCATTTCGTTTCACTGACTCTGCCACTTGCTCTACCTGTTCATAGCTTTCGACTGAGCATGGGCCCATGACATGCTGCACGCCGCCATTTCCAATTTCTTCACCTTTAATGTTAATGATTGTATCGTCCGGCTTCTTCTTTCTTGAAACAAGAAGCGCTTTACGGTGATCATCTTCCTGCAACTCCAGACTTGCTTTGAAAATTTCTTTAAAAATATGTTCAATGGTCG
Protein-coding regions in this window:
- the ccpA gene encoding catabolite control protein A gives rise to the protein MTVTIYDVAREANVSMATVSRVVNGNPNVKPVTRKKVSRTIEELGYRPNAVARGLASKKTTTVGAIIPDISSIFFAELARGIEDIATMYKYNMILSNSDQNKDKELQLINAMLEKQVDGILFMGGDITEDHANQFESASVPVVVAATQDETNTIPSVNIDYEAAAFEATSYLLGKEYEKIAFISGVDDTLINQQKYNGYLRALKEKNVSLNDDYILTGDYSYDSGLDASDQLLQMEDKPDAVFVSSDEMALGVIHGAQDKGYQVPQDLEVFGFDNTRLATMVRPTLSTIVQPMYDIGAVAMRLLTKYMNKEEVEEKKVVLPHRIVERDSTK
- a CDS encoding bifunctional 3-deoxy-7-phosphoheptulonate synthase/chorismate mutase, yielding MSNELEQLRENLDGVNNELLKLINQRAETVQKIGEVKEKQSINRYDPVRERKMLNELTEKNDGPFENSTIEHIFKEIFKASLELQEDDHRKALLVSRKKKPDDTIINIKGEEIGNGGVQHVMGPCSVESYEQVEQVAESVKRNGIKLLRGGAFKPRSSPYDFQGLGIEGLEILKQAADQHDLAVVSEIVNPQHVEKALDYVDVIQIGARNMQNFELLKAVGETNKPVLLKRGMSATISEFVNAAEYIMSRGNGDIILCERGIRTYEKATRNTLDISSVPILKQETHLPVMVDVTHSTGRRDLLLPAAKAAVAIGADGIMAEVHPDPAVALSDAAQQMDIPTFDNFMKELDEFAPRPAVQK